The genomic window TGTAGAGACACTAATTGAAGCACTTTGGCAAAAAGACTTCTCAAATACTCAAATTAAGGCTTTAGATGCTTTACTATATCTTATTGGACATGTCACTTCCTCAGGAAAGTCATATACTGAAGCCTGGTTGCTCAAGATCGCAGGATTCGATCAGCCTTACAACGCTTTAATGAAGGCCGAACAATTGGGACAACGTGACAATGATTTGGTGGAAACAATGGTTAGGAGCTATGAGGCATttagattttcttttgtttgaaaaATTGTTGATTTGTTTTTCTCCAACTGACACAAATGTTTCTTGCATAGGAGGATGAGAAAAATGCATTGAATTCTTGGCAGAAAAGGGTTGCATTTGTACTTTGCAACCATGAAAATGGTTCAATATTTAAAGCATTGGAAGAATGCTTAAGGAGTACTTCCCTAGAGATGGCAAAATCTTGCCTTGTTCTGGCCACATGGATTACACACATGCTCTCTACGCTTCCTGACACCGGTATAAGGGACGTTGCTCGTGAGTCATTGCTTGACGAATTCATAAATGTTCTACTGTCATCAAAGAACATGGAGGAAAAGATTCTTGCTAACCTAGCTTTGAATACTTTCATTAGTGATCCAAGTAggtatttttataataattatgGACATTATCTGtgtcattttatcaaacaaaGGAATTCTCAACTGAAAACTTATGATGTTTCAGTTGCTCATGAAGCACTTGGAGGCTATGCTAAAAGCATTTATAGAACACTGAGGAAGCTAAAGAAACATTCAGCTGCAGCAGTTGATATTATGAGAATCTTACTAAACTTAAAATCTGTTGATGTGGTGAGTCAAATGGTGATTCATGATATTATTCATTACGTGCAATATATTAAGGGTTAATTGGACTTTATACCCTGAATCTTACATCATGTGCACTTTAGCCTTTAAACCTTAAAAATGTGCAAATCAACTTGATTAAACTTTCCTAAACTTTGGGTTATGTGCAAATCATTCGCCCTCCCCCTAAAACTTTGTTAAATATGCAAATTTGATACATAAACTTTGATAAATGTATGTTATTTTtgttaacaacaacaacaaacccTTATTTCACTAGTTTGAGTCGGCTACATAGATAAGATAATGTCATTGAGTCCTATCATCTATCATGTATATAGTAAAACTATTTACACGGGGACCTTCTTTGACCATAGAAATTACCATAGTGGTCAAGCTACACATTTGGAAAAAGTAACTAACAGAAATCTCTATTTCGCAGACTGAGTTGTGGAGTTGTAAAGAGGTTGTTGAGTTAGATTTGAGCTCAAACGGAGAAGTTCTTTCTTTGCTTTATCTGAATGGTCAGGTCTTGAGTGGACACTCTGATGGAACTATCAAGGTAGGGTGTAGGGTGTCCTAACCAATAGAAAAGTGTGACTGAATTCCATGTTTGGCTGCCATTCTTTCTTGAAAAACTATCActtaatatgttgaataacagGTATGGGATGCAAGGAAGAGAATACCAAGAATCATTCAAGAAACTCGCGAGCACACAAAAGCTGTAACTTCTCTGTGCTCTTCAGGTGATAGACTCTACAGTGGTTCCTTAGACAAAACCATCCGGGTAAACTACCTTCTTGTTAATTGTTATCATGAAAACTAGTCTTATGTTTGActaatcaatttttatttttaaaaaaaagttaaatagcTCTAGAAGTACTTAATTTTCAAGCTCCTTGTAgtttaaaattttgtattttaagtCCCTGTAACTTAGAGATGTTgaaatccaatccaaaccaaaccgCTCATCCAATTCAAACAGAAAaccaatcaaattataataatttagatTGAACTGAATTCCATCTTTCACAAACCACTCAAATTGGATCAGATTTCAGATCGACTTTTTACAACTGATCTAATCCAATTCAAACCGTATAATATCATTATCAAACTTTATGACTACTTAGAAtatgtttaatttattatatattttatcttattcatgtattattaatatttatttttatgaatgtaaaatgagatttttttttattttcatctttCTTCTGGTTGAGATCTATTTTATAAACAACTAAACTTAGGTCTAAGAGTAAATACTAATTATATTGATAAAGTTCACTGAAATAAGCAAGACCAAAATGAGTTTACTTCACATAGAAAATAGCAGGGCATTTTCTTGTGGAAACTGCAATGATTGAAGACCAATATCTTAGCAATATTTGCCATCTTGATAACTTCCAAATTACTTCTTGCATCTCAGGGAACTACTTCAATCATATTATTCAGTATGAACTAATCAATAAGACTTTTATGTGAAGGTTTGGACTATCAAAGCCAATGAGATTATATGTATAGATGTTCATGATGTGAAGGAGGCAGTGTATGAGTTAACAGCAAATGCTAGATTGGCATGCTATGTGTCTCAAGGAACTGGAGCCAAGGCAAGCCAACTATATATGTTGCTtgaacaaatcaaatcaaatagaaAATCAGTTTCATCGTAAAAAGGGTATGATTAATAAGAACTTCAGATGTTAATTACAGGTTTATAATTGGTCAGAGGCTCCAAAGCATATCAATTTCAGCAAGTATGTGAAATGCCTTGCTGTTGCCGGCAACAAATTGTATTGCGGCTGCTCCGGTTACAGCATTCAGGTATGCATCATTCTTCAGTAGCTTCATATTCTTGCAGTTCCTTAAGATAAAATGTAACAAGTACCAACCAATATAGATTATATGGAGTTGAGATCCAAATAATTTAATTCTATAAAAACATGCAAGGCTTCTGTTGGAAAATTTCCATCACAAAATTTAGTGAACATGTTCAGGAGGTTGACTTGTCCAAACATACATCATATTCATTCTTCTCTGGTACAAGAAAATTATTGGGAAAACAAACCATACACGCCCTTCAAATTCATGATGGTTTCCTCTATGCCTGTGGATCTTCTGTTGATGCAACTGCAGGAAAGGTGCATACATGCCATTTCTAATCCTATACCAATCATGTTATTCTCAtcattacaaataaaaaaatttcttgcTAAGCTTGAATAACTTTTTGATGTCAGATATTTTCACTCTCCACCAAAATGGTAGTAGGATCACTATCGACTGGACTCGACATCCATCGTGTAGCCATCAACAATGACTTCATATTTGCAGGTACGAAGTTCGGCACCATTGAGGTTTGGCTGAAAGATAAGTTCACCCGGGTTGCTTCCATCAAAATGGCTGGTGGTAACACAAAAATCACATCATTAGTATCAGATGCGGATGGTATGATGCTTTTTGTTGGTTCCTCTGATGGAAAGATCCAGGTTAGTTCTTGATCATTACAGTAATCATGATACTAGAACTTAGGATGCATTtgatttgcatttttattttctgttttcattttcagtaTTTTCTATTTCCAGAATTTtgtgaagaaaaaagagaaaacaatGAAAATGATATAatccttttttttgttttcactacccattttctccttttccttcacaaaatcctaaaaacagaAAACActaagaatgaaaacagaaaataaaaatacaaaccaaaCGCATCcttctttctttgtttgttttttgGCAGAGAATTTAGCTATTCATTCCAAGTAATCCCATTTTCTCCATGGTTTGCAGGTTTGGGCCTTGGATTAAGCACATGAAACAAAAAGTATAATAATCCTTTTGCCACATGTAAATGAATTGTTTATGAGCATCTCATATGATGGTCATTTACTCTACTTGCACGTTTCATAGGAATTCAATAGTTAAGAGTATTGTTCATTTGATTATACTATCTAAATAAGATATTCTTTGTTGAAGGTTAATGGAGCATGTGCAGATTGAGCTATATAGTATGTGGGAAAAAACATCAAATTCCAACTATGAAGTGAGACCAAGACAATTTTGAAGTGAAACTTTGATACAAGATCTATGTTTGGTCCACCACAACTGTGTTTGATTCACAAATGAGCAATTCTTATAATGAAAATTCCTTAATCAACCACAATACTATATTGGGGGCCAAATAGAGCATATTCCTATCCCATAAAAGTTAACATCATTATTATTGCATTTTGAACCTTGAAAGTatgataattaataatttaacacTGAATTTTCGCCCCATTACTCAGCTATGcacttaaataaatttaaaaaaaagggaCACTTGTGAATAAGCACCATGTCTAAATTTACACATCAATGATGAAACTCATCCATGAAATTTTTCTCGCTATTTTACCTCTCAAATAAACATAGTGTTAACTTTGAATCCAAGGGTCAAGGAATAAATGTCTAATATATTTTGAAGTGTTAGTACCATGCATAGCTTCTCACAAGTTAACTAATGTTAAATGCAAGTTCACTCCCtgatgatttattttatttttcctctcTTTTACCATTTTTCAGGTAGGTTAACAAGATGTACTATAATACAAAACATAAgtgatcaatgatcattcagtagAACAAGAAAAATATATATCACCTTCATAACAAATTGTAACTCTTCCATTACTAAAAGTTTGAAAATTAGCCATACAAGGCAACTACATAGAAAGGCTTATAATAGTTTAAATATAAGGAATGAATCTAGGTGTGTGTGCATTGAATTGTGAGTTTTTTATGAATACAAGACTATTTTTATGAGTAAGAACATTACATCAGAAAGAAGAGAGCCCTGCAATTTTTCTGAACTTCTCGTAGGATACCCAGAATACAAATTGCCATGGACCTAGCCGAGCCCATGTCGGGAAGAATCCTTTCCACAGTGCTTGAATTCCTTCAACTTTAACTGTCTTTACCAAGCAATCAAGAGAGCTAACATACAAGACTTTCCCTTCCTTGGCCGCTTGATTCATCATCCTAGTCTTCACGACATCAGCTGGACAACTTAAAGAAGTTGCCGCAAGACCTGACATGATGGAAGCTAATGTGTGGGCATAAACATTATCATCAGCTATCCTGCTTCTGATAACCAATTGTTTGGCATGATCATAGCATGCTAATTCTCCCATGTTCACCAAGAACGCTCTTTGGACATTAGGCAAAACACCCTTCCACAGCCCTTTCAATCCTTCGGCTTGAACAATCTTCCCAAAAGCATCGAATGGTCCCGAATATCGAGGTTGAATACCGTGCCTTGCCATACGGCCATCAGCTTGCATCCGCACCTTGACAAGATCGGCTGGACTTGCTACAACCTGTATAACTAAGAGTAAAAACCTTATGGGTAAAACAAGGAATATTCCCAAAAAATTGTATCTACTGTTTGTTGGAACCAGGAAATTCATCACTGTAAGATAGCATTTTATCACAATGCGCGCCATATCCATACCATGTAGCTCTCACCTGAGCCATGCAACCACTGATTCCACCAACAAGAGCCTTGCTAAAGATAGAGAGTGAAGCATTATCAGCTGAAACCACACTCCTCATATGTTCATACCCGACAATTCGAATAGGTGTGTAGAATAGGTGTCTTATGATTGCTGGAGACCAGCCTTTGTAAAGGCCAAGAGGACCTTGTTCACGGATAATTTCTGCTGCTATTCGAACTGCACCAGTGGGTCGGCTTGAGGAAAGCGACTCACCATGGAGTTGAAGCCTGGTCTTGATCAGGTCAATTGGGAAAGTTGTAGTCTCAGCCACCATGGCTGACAGTGAAGTAAGTAAGATCTTTGTGTGAGCATTATCACCTCCACCATGTTGATGGCCTGATTTCATGGCTATAGGATTCACGAAAAAATACCTACAAGTCTGTTTTGAGGCAATTGAGGAACCCACGAACTCATGACAGTTATGAGTTAAATGATATCTTTTGGCTCTAATGATACCTGCACTTGGGAGATACTCATCAGAAACAAAGTCATCTAGCAAAATTCATGTTACCGATTTACAGCACCCAAACGATTTGTTTTGAACCCTTCCGGGCGATCAGAAACTCATACGCAATGATTGATATACGATAATGAATATAGAAACCATGCCAAAGATTTTGCATTGTTCTTATAAAATGCAGTGTTGCTCTGGTACTTGAAGGgtgaaacaaaaaatattatatCAGTTGAGAAATATGGATTGAGCAACTATTCATTGTTTTCCAGTTGCCACATTTATTTGCAAGAAATTGAGAGTAATACCAAATTTTGCTCCAAAACAGAACCAAAAAGTGGGTTATTGGAGTAGGATCATTTAACTCAAATATCAAATTCAATGCTTTGATAAACTCATAATTAACTGGGAAATCCAACTAAAATTATCATATAAACATAAACATCAATGTGAGGCTCTTCCATCTAATTTAGTAGTATAAACTAATCATCAACAAGAACAACACAGTCACAATCTTCAATCACCAAAAAACAGAGGACAATTGGATCCAGGCATAAACAGGGTTCGACAATTGTATTCAAAATCACCTTAAAAAGCATTTGGGGCTGCTCATGATGACACAATCGTTAAACTCAAGCGTGTTCCTTTTTCCTACCGTAGGAACAGTGAGAACCGAGAACAATCATAGAGAGTTAAAGAGATGTATTATAATACAGTATATTGTAATAAATGGttcaaattttcatgttaaaATTGTGAACAAGGAGCAATTGAGAAAAATAATAATCGAAAAGGCAGCTTTCCGAAACCCTAATTTCCTTTCCCAAATAAACTTTTCCCTGACATGTTTCTTAGATCTGTTTTTGccggaaaaggaaaaaaaaagcgcTCACTATCTTCTTGGTTTTTTTATTTCAACTATGAATAATCAAACTGCTATAAATGTAATGCAAAAGATTTTGGCATCCATgtaaaaaatccaaattaattgaGGAAATAAATATCGTACTGTGCTCTTTAGATTTTGGATCTGGACCACTCTCATGGAGAAAATTCCAGGAAAttgagaaaaaaagagagaagagaatagAACAATTTTCTAAATATATAAGACGGGATAGTAGtacaattttttaattaaaattttcaattctttaaatttttttttctcctaCAAAAGGGAAGTGTCATTCTCGTTTGAACATTTTCCCaagatttcattttcatttttcacaattattactactttttcttattttattctctctctattattctctctctctctctctctcttcgcttAAAACCCTAATTCccctttctctctcccttctcccttctctctttctTTGCGTCCTTGGAGCTTCGAACGAACAACAGACTCTCCctcttctactctctctctctctgatggcgacagaagaagagaaggagaacaacaagaagaaccCTTACGGAGAAGGGTTGGGAACAGGAGGGAAGTTCCGAAAACGCCCCTTCCGAAGGACCCAAACGACGCCGTATGATCGTCCTCCCAACTCCCTCAGAAACCCTACAGCCGCCGCTCAAAGAAATAATGAAGGATGGTTCTACAAGCTTATCCGCGATCCCGCACAACGCTTCATCTTTGAAAGCGCCAACTCTTTCTTCTCCTCTATCTTCCGCAAACGCCTTCccccacctcctcctcctcctcctccccctACCAATCCTCCTTCTCACCCTTCCTCCTCTAAAGGtttgttttttattctttttcctcCTTATCTAAATAACTAATATTTTGTTTATTACTTTTAATTGAAGGGTTTCTCAATTCATTCGTTTCATTGCTTGTTTGTGAATTGGTTGctctgttttgtaattttttaattcCTTGCCTAAATTTTGTAAATTTGAGTGGTTATTCGTTTTTGGgtgttttttctttttgctatgctttttggggttttgTTATTTCACGAGGGGAACTTTTTATGCGAGCTTTGGTTGCTGGCATTGAatgttttaaattaataattgattGTTGTCGTTTTCGTGGTGGTGTCTTCAGTTCCTTAAAGCGC from Arachis ipaensis cultivar K30076 chromosome B09, Araip1.1, whole genome shotgun sequence includes these protein-coding regions:
- the LOC107619173 gene encoding mitochondrial uncoupling protein 3, producing the protein MKSGHQHGGGDNAHTKILLTSLSAMVAETTTFPIDLIKTRLQLHGESLSSSRPTGAVRIAAEIIREQGPLGLYKGWSPAIIRHLFYTPIRIVGYEHMRSVVSADNASLSIFSKALVGGISGCMAQVVASPADLVKVRMQADGRMARHGIQPRYSGPFDAFGKIVQAEGLKGLWKGVLPNVQRAFLVNMGELACYDHAKQLVIRSRIADDNVYAHTLASIMSGLAATSLSCPADVVKTRMMNQAAKEGKVLYVSSLDCLVKTVKVEGIQALWKGFFPTWARLGPWQFVFWVSYEKFRKIAGLSSF